The following are from one region of the Anomaloglossus baeobatrachus isolate aAnoBae1 chromosome 1, aAnoBae1.hap1, whole genome shotgun sequence genome:
- the LOC142293282 gene encoding vomeronasal type-2 receptor 26-like: protein MLYVKGVVEGAGGGPRKGGASRNIGGSSDPEVCPANNGDLKTWETASSSPAPSLTRVTKCLVNSEICHTCPDNEWPDEKKVKCVPKSYEFLTYGEDEIVTVFIAISLFFCIVTLFILKIFIHFWDTPIVRANNRTVSFILLVSIFLSFLCVFLFFGCPVDITCLMRQTTFGIFFSISVSSVLSKTITVCIAFKATKPGSIWKKWVGVKTSNYVVGICSSVQVLICIVWMLVSPPHQEFDMTSYIDKIIIQCNEGSDIWFYYMLGYLGLLASVSFVLAFMVRTLPESFNEAKYITFSMLVFCSVWIAMIPAYLSTKGKNMVAVEVFAILTSCGGILGCIFFPKCYMILFKQEINIRRQM from the exons ATGTTGTACGTTAAGGGAGTGGTTGAGGGCGCAGGTGGAGGACCTAGAAAAGGTGGTGCAAGTAGAAACATTGGAGGAAGCAGTGATCCAGAGGTTTGTCCAGCAAACAATGGAGATTTGAAGACTTGGGAAACAGCCTCGTCTTCACCTGCTCCATCACTCACCAGAGTAACTAAGTGCCTAGTCA ACAGTGAGATCTGCCACACGTGTCCCGATAATGAGTGGCCGGATGAGAAGAAAGTGAAATGTGTCCCTAAATCCTATGAGTTTCTGACTTATGGAGAGGATGAAATTGTAACTGTTTTTATAGCCATATCTTTATTTTTTTGCATTGTTACCCTttttatattgaaaattttcatccatttctgggacACCCCAATTGTGAGGGCCAACAACCGGACTGTGAGCTTCATCCTCCTGGTCTCCATCTTCCTCAGTTTTCTCTGTGTCTTCCTCTTCTTTGGTTGTCCTGTGGACATCACATGCTTGATGAGACAGACGACATTTGGAATATTCTTCTCTATTTCTGTATCTTCTGTGCTTTCTAAAACAATCACCGTCTGTATCGCCTTCAAAGCCACCAAACCGGGCAGCATCTGGAAGAAGTGGGTCGGTGTGAAGACATCAAATTATGTGGTGGGAATATGCTCCTCAGTCCAAGTTCTCATTTGCATTGTCTGGATGTTGGTTTCGCCTCCTCATCAGGAGTTTGACATGACTTCATATATTGATAAGATCATCATTCAGTGTAATGAAGGCTCAGATATCTGGTTCTACTACATGTTGGGTTATCTGGGGCTCCTGGCTTCAGTGAGCTTTGTGTTGGCTTTCATGGTGAGGACATTACCGGAGAGCTTTAATGAGGCCAAGTACATCACCTTCAGCATGCTGGTGTTCTGCAGTGTCTGGATTGCTATGATTCCGGCTTATCTGAGCACCAAAGGGAAGAACATGGTGGCCGTGGAGGTATTTGCCATATTGACTTCATGTGGTGGAATCTTGGGCTGTATATTCTTCCCAAAATGTTATATGATACTTTTCAAACAGGAGATAAATATAAGAAGACAAATGTAG